From a single Myotis daubentonii chromosome 5, mMyoDau2.1, whole genome shotgun sequence genomic region:
- the EVI5L gene encoding EVI5-like protein isoform X9, translated as MLLEADSKSMRSMNGSRRNSGSSLVSSSSASSNLSHLEEDTWILWGRIANEWEEWRRRKEKLLKELIHKGIPHHFRAIVWQLLCSATNMPVKNQYSELLKMSSPCEKLIRRDIARTYPEHEFFKGQDSLGQEVLFNVMKAYSLVDREVGYCQGSAFIVGLLLMQMPEEEAFCVFVRLMQEYRLRELFKPSMAELGLCIYQFEYMLQEQLPDLNTHFRSQSFHTSMYASSWFLTLFLTTFPLPVATRVFDIFMYEGLEIVFRVGLALLQVNQVELMQLDMEGMSQYFQKVIPHQFDSCPDKLILKAYQVKYNPKKMKRLEKEYAAMKSKEMEEQIEIKRLRTENRLLKQRIETLEKESAALADRLIQGQVTRAQEAEENYVIKRELAVVRQQCSSAAEDLQKAQSTIRQLQEQQGNPRLTEDFVAHLETELEQSRLREMETLGALREMQDKVLDMEKEGDAWLPAALGSDHSCPPQRNSSLPDENNVAQLQEELKALKVREGQAVASARELKLQLQELSDTWQAHLSRGGRWKESPRKLVLGELQDELMSVRLREAQALAEGRELRQRVVELETQDHIHRNLLNRVEAERAALQEKLQYLAAQNKGLQTQLSESRRKQAEAECKSKEEVMAVRLREADSMAAVAEMRQRIAELEIQREEGRIQGQLNHSDSSQYIRELKDQIEELKAEVRLLKGPPSFEDPLAFDGLHLARHLDEDSLPSSDEELLGMGVGAALQDTLYPLSPQDARFLRSLERPAKDSEGSSDSDAEELATPYSQGLDN; from the exons AT GCTCCTGGAAGCCGACTCCAAATCAATGCGCTCCATGAATGGCTCCCGGCGGAACAGCGGCTCCTCTCTCGTATCCAGCTCCTCCGCCTCCTCTAACTTGAGCCACCTGGAGGAGGACACATGGATCCTATGGGGCCGAATCGCCAATGAGTGGGAAGAGTGGCGGCGTAGGAAGGAAAAGCTGCTTAAG GAGCTTATCCACAAGGGCATCCCGCACCACTTCCGGGCCATTGTGTGGCAGCTCCTGTGCAGTGCTACAAACATGCCAGTCAAGAACCAGTACTCAGAGCTGCTCAAGATGTCCTCGCCATGCGAGAAGCTGATCCGCAGGGACATCGCCCGCACCTACCCAGAGCACGAGTTCTTCAAGGGCCAGGACAGCCTAGGCCAGGAGGTCCTCTTCAATGTCATGAAG GCATACTCTCTGGTGGACCGGGAGGTGGGCTACTGCCAGGGCAGTGCCTTCATCGTGGGCCTGCTCCTGATGCAG ATGCCGGAGGAAGAGGCTTTCTGTGTGTTTGTGCGGCTGATGCAGGAGTATCGCCTTCGGGAGCTCTTCAAGCCCAGTATGGCTGAGCTGGGGCTCTGCATCTACCAGTTTGAGTACATGCTGCAG GAGCAGCTCCCGGACCTGAACACTCACTTCCGCTCCCAGAGCTTCCACACGTCCATGTACGCCTCGTCCTGGTTCCTCACTCTCTTCCTGACCACCTTCCCACTGCCTGTCGCCACTCGTGTCTTCGACATTTTCATGTATGAG GGCCTGGAGATCGTGTTCCGGGTAGGCCTCGCCCTGCTGCAGGTGAACCAGGTGGAGCTGATGCAGCTGGACATGGAGGGCATGTCCCAG TACTTCCAAAAGGTGATACCCCATCAGTTCGACAGCTGCCCAGATAAGCTGATCCTCAAGGCTTACCAGGTCAAGTACAACCCTAAGAAGATGAAGAG GCTCGAAAAGGAATACGCAGCCATGAAGAGTAAAGAGATGGAGGAGCAGATCGAAATCAAA AGGCTTCGAACAGAGAACCGACTTCTGAAACAGCGGATTGAGACTCTGGAGAAG GAGAGCGCTGCTCTGGCTGATAGGTTAATCCAG GGACAGGTGACACGGGCGCAGGAGGCTGAGGAAAATTATGTCATCAAGCGGGAGCTGGCGGTGGTGCGGCAGCAGTGCAGCTCAGCAGCAGAAGACCTGCAGAAAGCGCAGAGCACCATCCGGCAgctgcaggagcagcag GGTAACCCTCGCCTCACCGAGGACTTTGTGGCCCACCTGGAGACTGAGCTGGAACAGTCAAGGCTGCGGGAGATGGAGACACTAGGGGCCCTACGGGAGATGCAGGACAAGGTTCTAGACATGGAGAAG GAAGGGGATGCATGGCTACCAGCTGCCCTAGGCTCTGACCACTCCTGTCCCCCTCAGAGGAACAGTTCACTGCCTGATGAGAACAATGTGGCCCAGCTACAGGAGGAGCTAAAGGCACTCAAGGTGCGGGAGGGCCAGGCGGTGGCCTCTGCAAGGGAGCTGAAGCTGCAGCTGCAGGAGCTCTCGGACACCTGGCAG GCCCATCTGTCCCGCGGGGGCCGCTGGAAGGAGTCCCCACGGAAGCTGGTCCTGGGCGAGCTGCAGGACGAACTGATGAGCGTCCGTCTGCGCGAGGCCCAGGCTCTGGCCGAGGGCCGAGAGCTGCGGCAGCGCGTGGTGGAACTCGAGACGCAG gaccACATCCACCGCAACCTTCTGAACCGCGTAGAGGCAGAACGCGCGGCGCTGCAAGAGAAGCTGCAGTATTTGGCTGCGCAGAACAAGgggctgcagacacagctgagtGAAAGCCGCCGCAAGCAGGCAGAGGCCGAGTGCAAG AGCAAGGAGGAGGTGATGGCGGTGCGCCTGCGAGAGGCGGACAGCATGGCTGCGGTGGCTGAAATGCGGCAACGCATTGCAGAGCTGGAGAtccag agggaggagggCCGCATCCAGGGCCAGCTGAACCACTCAGACTCTTCGCAGTACATCCGGGAGCTCAAGGACCAGATAGAGGAGCTGAAGGCCGAG GTGCGACTACTGAAAGGCCCACCATCCTTCGAGGACCCACTGGCCTTTGACGGGCTACATCTGGCCCGGCACCTGGATGAGGACTCACTGCCATCGTCCGATGAGGAGCTGCTGGGCATGGGCGTGGGCGCAGCACTGCAGGATACACTCTACCCGCTGTCCCCCCAAGACGCTCGCTTCCTCCGCAGTCTGGAGCGGCCAGCCAAGGACAGTGAAGGCAGCTCAGACAGCGATGCGGAGGAGCTGGCCACACCCTATAGTCAGGGCCTGGACAACTGA
- the EVI5L gene encoding EVI5-like protein isoform X2 — protein sequence MAARSAQVGRRRGPGLPGPFTGKAVTWPCLQLMSLPTMASPTLSPDSSSQEALSAPTCSPTSDSENLSPNELELLAKLEEQNRLLEADSKSMRSMNGSRRNSGSSLVSSSSASSNLSHLEEDTWILWGRIANEWEEWRRRKEKLLKELIHKGIPHHFRAIVWQLLCSATNMPVKNQYSELLKMSSPCEKLIRRDIARTYPEHEFFKGQDSLGQEVLFNVMKAYSLVDREVGYCQGSAFIVGLLLMQMPEEEAFCVFVRLMQEYRLRELFKPSMAELGLCIYQFEYMLQEQLPDLNTHFRSQSFHTSMYASSWFLTLFLTTFPLPVATRVFDIFMYEGLEIVFRVGLALLQVNQVELMQLDMEGMSQYFQKVIPHQFDSCPDKLILKAYQVKYNPKKMKRLEKEYAAMKSKEMEEQIEIKRLRTENRLLKQRIETLEKGQVTRAQEAEENYVIKRELAVVRQQCSSAAEDLQKAQSTIRQLQEQQGNPRLTEDFVAHLETELEQSRLREMETLGALREMQDKVLDMEKEGDAWLPAALGSDHSCPPQRNSSLPDENNVAQLQEELKALKVREGQAVASARELKLQLQELSDTWQAHLSRGGRWKESPRKLVLGELQDELMSVRLREAQALAEGRELRQRVVELETQDHIHRNLLNRVEAERAALQEKLQYLAAQNKGLQTQLSESRRKQAEAECKSKEEVMAVRLREADSMAAVAEMRQRIAELEIQREEGRIQGQLNHSDSSQYIRELKDQIEELKAEVRLLKGPPSFEDPLAFDGLHLARHLDEDSLPSSDEELLGMGVGAALQDTLYPLSPQDARFLRSLERPAKDSEGSSDSDAEELATPYSQGLDN from the exons GCTCCTGGAAGCCGACTCCAAATCAATGCGCTCCATGAATGGCTCCCGGCGGAACAGCGGCTCCTCTCTCGTATCCAGCTCCTCCGCCTCCTCTAACTTGAGCCACCTGGAGGAGGACACATGGATCCTATGGGGCCGAATCGCCAATGAGTGGGAAGAGTGGCGGCGTAGGAAGGAAAAGCTGCTTAAG GAGCTTATCCACAAGGGCATCCCGCACCACTTCCGGGCCATTGTGTGGCAGCTCCTGTGCAGTGCTACAAACATGCCAGTCAAGAACCAGTACTCAGAGCTGCTCAAGATGTCCTCGCCATGCGAGAAGCTGATCCGCAGGGACATCGCCCGCACCTACCCAGAGCACGAGTTCTTCAAGGGCCAGGACAGCCTAGGCCAGGAGGTCCTCTTCAATGTCATGAAG GCATACTCTCTGGTGGACCGGGAGGTGGGCTACTGCCAGGGCAGTGCCTTCATCGTGGGCCTGCTCCTGATGCAG ATGCCGGAGGAAGAGGCTTTCTGTGTGTTTGTGCGGCTGATGCAGGAGTATCGCCTTCGGGAGCTCTTCAAGCCCAGTATGGCTGAGCTGGGGCTCTGCATCTACCAGTTTGAGTACATGCTGCAG GAGCAGCTCCCGGACCTGAACACTCACTTCCGCTCCCAGAGCTTCCACACGTCCATGTACGCCTCGTCCTGGTTCCTCACTCTCTTCCTGACCACCTTCCCACTGCCTGTCGCCACTCGTGTCTTCGACATTTTCATGTATGAG GGCCTGGAGATCGTGTTCCGGGTAGGCCTCGCCCTGCTGCAGGTGAACCAGGTGGAGCTGATGCAGCTGGACATGGAGGGCATGTCCCAG TACTTCCAAAAGGTGATACCCCATCAGTTCGACAGCTGCCCAGATAAGCTGATCCTCAAGGCTTACCAGGTCAAGTACAACCCTAAGAAGATGAAGAG GCTCGAAAAGGAATACGCAGCCATGAAGAGTAAAGAGATGGAGGAGCAGATCGAAATCAAA AGGCTTCGAACAGAGAACCGACTTCTGAAACAGCGGATTGAGACTCTGGAGAAG GGACAGGTGACACGGGCGCAGGAGGCTGAGGAAAATTATGTCATCAAGCGGGAGCTGGCGGTGGTGCGGCAGCAGTGCAGCTCAGCAGCAGAAGACCTGCAGAAAGCGCAGAGCACCATCCGGCAgctgcaggagcagcag GGTAACCCTCGCCTCACCGAGGACTTTGTGGCCCACCTGGAGACTGAGCTGGAACAGTCAAGGCTGCGGGAGATGGAGACACTAGGGGCCCTACGGGAGATGCAGGACAAGGTTCTAGACATGGAGAAG GAAGGGGATGCATGGCTACCAGCTGCCCTAGGCTCTGACCACTCCTGTCCCCCTCAGAGGAACAGTTCACTGCCTGATGAGAACAATGTGGCCCAGCTACAGGAGGAGCTAAAGGCACTCAAGGTGCGGGAGGGCCAGGCGGTGGCCTCTGCAAGGGAGCTGAAGCTGCAGCTGCAGGAGCTCTCGGACACCTGGCAG GCCCATCTGTCCCGCGGGGGCCGCTGGAAGGAGTCCCCACGGAAGCTGGTCCTGGGCGAGCTGCAGGACGAACTGATGAGCGTCCGTCTGCGCGAGGCCCAGGCTCTGGCCGAGGGCCGAGAGCTGCGGCAGCGCGTGGTGGAACTCGAGACGCAG gaccACATCCACCGCAACCTTCTGAACCGCGTAGAGGCAGAACGCGCGGCGCTGCAAGAGAAGCTGCAGTATTTGGCTGCGCAGAACAAGgggctgcagacacagctgagtGAAAGCCGCCGCAAGCAGGCAGAGGCCGAGTGCAAG AGCAAGGAGGAGGTGATGGCGGTGCGCCTGCGAGAGGCGGACAGCATGGCTGCGGTGGCTGAAATGCGGCAACGCATTGCAGAGCTGGAGAtccag agggaggagggCCGCATCCAGGGCCAGCTGAACCACTCAGACTCTTCGCAGTACATCCGGGAGCTCAAGGACCAGATAGAGGAGCTGAAGGCCGAG GTGCGACTACTGAAAGGCCCACCATCCTTCGAGGACCCACTGGCCTTTGACGGGCTACATCTGGCCCGGCACCTGGATGAGGACTCACTGCCATCGTCCGATGAGGAGCTGCTGGGCATGGGCGTGGGCGCAGCACTGCAGGATACACTCTACCCGCTGTCCCCCCAAGACGCTCGCTTCCTCCGCAGTCTGGAGCGGCCAGCCAAGGACAGTGAAGGCAGCTCAGACAGCGATGCGGAGGAGCTGGCCACACCCTATAGTCAGGGCCTGGACAACTGA
- the EVI5L gene encoding EVI5-like protein isoform X5, with translation MAARSAQVGRRRGPGLPGPFTGKAVTWPCLQLMSLPTMASPTLSPDSSSQEALSAPTCSPTSDSENLSPNELELLAKLEEQNRLLEADSKSMRSMNGSRRNSGSSLVSSSSASSNLSHLEEDTWILWGRIANEWEEWRRRKEKLLKELIHKGIPHHFRAIVWQLLCSATNMPVKNQYSELLKMSSPCEKLIRRDIARTYPEHEFFKGQDSLGQEVLFNVMKAYSLVDREVGYCQGSAFIVGLLLMQMPEEEAFCVFVRLMQEYRLRELFKPSMAELGLCIYQFEYMLQEQLPDLNTHFRSQSFHTSMYASSWFLTLFLTTFPLPVATRVFDIFMYEGLEIVFRVGLALLQVNQVELMQLDMEGMSQYFQKVIPHQFDSCPDKLILKAYQVKYNPKKMKRLEKEYAAMKSKEMEEQIEIKRLRTENRLLKQRIETLEKGQVTRAQEAEENYVIKRELAVVRQQCSSAAEDLQKAQSTIRQLQEQQGNPRLTEDFVAHLETELEQSRLREMETLGALREMQDKVLDMEKRNSSLPDENNVAQLQEELKALKVREGQAVASARELKLQLQELSDTWQAHLSRGGRWKESPRKLVLGELQDELMSVRLREAQALAEGRELRQRVVELETQDHIHRNLLNRVEAERAALQEKLQYLAAQNKGLQTQLSESRRKQAEAECKSKEEVMAVRLREADSMAAVAEMRQRIAELEIQREEGRIQGQLNHSDSSQYIRELKDQIEELKAEVRLLKGPPSFEDPLAFDGLHLARHLDEDSLPSSDEELLGMGVGAALQDTLYPLSPQDARFLRSLERPAKDSEGSSDSDAEELATPYSQGLDN, from the exons GCTCCTGGAAGCCGACTCCAAATCAATGCGCTCCATGAATGGCTCCCGGCGGAACAGCGGCTCCTCTCTCGTATCCAGCTCCTCCGCCTCCTCTAACTTGAGCCACCTGGAGGAGGACACATGGATCCTATGGGGCCGAATCGCCAATGAGTGGGAAGAGTGGCGGCGTAGGAAGGAAAAGCTGCTTAAG GAGCTTATCCACAAGGGCATCCCGCACCACTTCCGGGCCATTGTGTGGCAGCTCCTGTGCAGTGCTACAAACATGCCAGTCAAGAACCAGTACTCAGAGCTGCTCAAGATGTCCTCGCCATGCGAGAAGCTGATCCGCAGGGACATCGCCCGCACCTACCCAGAGCACGAGTTCTTCAAGGGCCAGGACAGCCTAGGCCAGGAGGTCCTCTTCAATGTCATGAAG GCATACTCTCTGGTGGACCGGGAGGTGGGCTACTGCCAGGGCAGTGCCTTCATCGTGGGCCTGCTCCTGATGCAG ATGCCGGAGGAAGAGGCTTTCTGTGTGTTTGTGCGGCTGATGCAGGAGTATCGCCTTCGGGAGCTCTTCAAGCCCAGTATGGCTGAGCTGGGGCTCTGCATCTACCAGTTTGAGTACATGCTGCAG GAGCAGCTCCCGGACCTGAACACTCACTTCCGCTCCCAGAGCTTCCACACGTCCATGTACGCCTCGTCCTGGTTCCTCACTCTCTTCCTGACCACCTTCCCACTGCCTGTCGCCACTCGTGTCTTCGACATTTTCATGTATGAG GGCCTGGAGATCGTGTTCCGGGTAGGCCTCGCCCTGCTGCAGGTGAACCAGGTGGAGCTGATGCAGCTGGACATGGAGGGCATGTCCCAG TACTTCCAAAAGGTGATACCCCATCAGTTCGACAGCTGCCCAGATAAGCTGATCCTCAAGGCTTACCAGGTCAAGTACAACCCTAAGAAGATGAAGAG GCTCGAAAAGGAATACGCAGCCATGAAGAGTAAAGAGATGGAGGAGCAGATCGAAATCAAA AGGCTTCGAACAGAGAACCGACTTCTGAAACAGCGGATTGAGACTCTGGAGAAG GGACAGGTGACACGGGCGCAGGAGGCTGAGGAAAATTATGTCATCAAGCGGGAGCTGGCGGTGGTGCGGCAGCAGTGCAGCTCAGCAGCAGAAGACCTGCAGAAAGCGCAGAGCACCATCCGGCAgctgcaggagcagcag GGTAACCCTCGCCTCACCGAGGACTTTGTGGCCCACCTGGAGACTGAGCTGGAACAGTCAAGGCTGCGGGAGATGGAGACACTAGGGGCCCTACGGGAGATGCAGGACAAGGTTCTAGACATGGAGAAG AGGAACAGTTCACTGCCTGATGAGAACAATGTGGCCCAGCTACAGGAGGAGCTAAAGGCACTCAAGGTGCGGGAGGGCCAGGCGGTGGCCTCTGCAAGGGAGCTGAAGCTGCAGCTGCAGGAGCTCTCGGACACCTGGCAG GCCCATCTGTCCCGCGGGGGCCGCTGGAAGGAGTCCCCACGGAAGCTGGTCCTGGGCGAGCTGCAGGACGAACTGATGAGCGTCCGTCTGCGCGAGGCCCAGGCTCTGGCCGAGGGCCGAGAGCTGCGGCAGCGCGTGGTGGAACTCGAGACGCAG gaccACATCCACCGCAACCTTCTGAACCGCGTAGAGGCAGAACGCGCGGCGCTGCAAGAGAAGCTGCAGTATTTGGCTGCGCAGAACAAGgggctgcagacacagctgagtGAAAGCCGCCGCAAGCAGGCAGAGGCCGAGTGCAAG AGCAAGGAGGAGGTGATGGCGGTGCGCCTGCGAGAGGCGGACAGCATGGCTGCGGTGGCTGAAATGCGGCAACGCATTGCAGAGCTGGAGAtccag agggaggagggCCGCATCCAGGGCCAGCTGAACCACTCAGACTCTTCGCAGTACATCCGGGAGCTCAAGGACCAGATAGAGGAGCTGAAGGCCGAG GTGCGACTACTGAAAGGCCCACCATCCTTCGAGGACCCACTGGCCTTTGACGGGCTACATCTGGCCCGGCACCTGGATGAGGACTCACTGCCATCGTCCGATGAGGAGCTGCTGGGCATGGGCGTGGGCGCAGCACTGCAGGATACACTCTACCCGCTGTCCCCCCAAGACGCTCGCTTCCTCCGCAGTCTGGAGCGGCCAGCCAAGGACAGTGAAGGCAGCTCAGACAGCGATGCGGAGGAGCTGGCCACACCCTATAGTCAGGGCCTGGACAACTGA
- the EVI5L gene encoding EVI5-like protein isoform X7: MSLPTMASPTLSPDSSSQEALSAPTCSPTSDSENLSPNELELLAKLEEQNRLLEADSKSMRSMNGSRRNSGSSLVSSSSASSNLSHLEEDTWILWGRIANEWEEWRRRKEKLLKELIHKGIPHHFRAIVWQLLCSATNMPVKNQYSELLKMSSPCEKLIRRDIARTYPEHEFFKGQDSLGQEVLFNVMKAYSLVDREVGYCQGSAFIVGLLLMQMPEEEAFCVFVRLMQEYRLRELFKPSMAELGLCIYQFEYMLQEQLPDLNTHFRSQSFHTSMYASSWFLTLFLTTFPLPVATRVFDIFMYEGLEIVFRVGLALLQVNQVELMQLDMEGMSQYFQKVIPHQFDSCPDKLILKAYQVKYNPKKMKRLEKEYAAMKSKEMEEQIEIKRLRTENRLLKQRIETLEKESAALADRLIQGQVTRAQEAEENYVIKRELAVVRQQCSSAAEDLQKAQSTIRQLQEQQGNPRLTEDFVAHLETELEQSRLREMETLGALREMQDKVLDMEKEGDAWLPAALGSDHSCPPQRNSSLPDENNVAQLQEELKALKVREGQAVASARELKLQLQELSDTWQAHLSRGGRWKESPRKLVLGELQDELMSVRLREAQALAEGRELRQRVVELETQDHIHRNLLNRVEAERAALQEKLQYLAAQNKGLQTQLSESRRKQAEAECKSKEEVMAVRLREADSMAAVAEMRQRIAELEIQREEGRIQGQLNHSDSSQYIRELKDQIEELKAEVRLLKGPPSFEDPLAFDGLHLARHLDEDSLPSSDEELLGMGVGAALQDTLYPLSPQDARFLRSLERPAKDSEGSSDSDAEELATPYSQGLDN, encoded by the exons GCTCCTGGAAGCCGACTCCAAATCAATGCGCTCCATGAATGGCTCCCGGCGGAACAGCGGCTCCTCTCTCGTATCCAGCTCCTCCGCCTCCTCTAACTTGAGCCACCTGGAGGAGGACACATGGATCCTATGGGGCCGAATCGCCAATGAGTGGGAAGAGTGGCGGCGTAGGAAGGAAAAGCTGCTTAAG GAGCTTATCCACAAGGGCATCCCGCACCACTTCCGGGCCATTGTGTGGCAGCTCCTGTGCAGTGCTACAAACATGCCAGTCAAGAACCAGTACTCAGAGCTGCTCAAGATGTCCTCGCCATGCGAGAAGCTGATCCGCAGGGACATCGCCCGCACCTACCCAGAGCACGAGTTCTTCAAGGGCCAGGACAGCCTAGGCCAGGAGGTCCTCTTCAATGTCATGAAG GCATACTCTCTGGTGGACCGGGAGGTGGGCTACTGCCAGGGCAGTGCCTTCATCGTGGGCCTGCTCCTGATGCAG ATGCCGGAGGAAGAGGCTTTCTGTGTGTTTGTGCGGCTGATGCAGGAGTATCGCCTTCGGGAGCTCTTCAAGCCCAGTATGGCTGAGCTGGGGCTCTGCATCTACCAGTTTGAGTACATGCTGCAG GAGCAGCTCCCGGACCTGAACACTCACTTCCGCTCCCAGAGCTTCCACACGTCCATGTACGCCTCGTCCTGGTTCCTCACTCTCTTCCTGACCACCTTCCCACTGCCTGTCGCCACTCGTGTCTTCGACATTTTCATGTATGAG GGCCTGGAGATCGTGTTCCGGGTAGGCCTCGCCCTGCTGCAGGTGAACCAGGTGGAGCTGATGCAGCTGGACATGGAGGGCATGTCCCAG TACTTCCAAAAGGTGATACCCCATCAGTTCGACAGCTGCCCAGATAAGCTGATCCTCAAGGCTTACCAGGTCAAGTACAACCCTAAGAAGATGAAGAG GCTCGAAAAGGAATACGCAGCCATGAAGAGTAAAGAGATGGAGGAGCAGATCGAAATCAAA AGGCTTCGAACAGAGAACCGACTTCTGAAACAGCGGATTGAGACTCTGGAGAAG GAGAGCGCTGCTCTGGCTGATAGGTTAATCCAG GGACAGGTGACACGGGCGCAGGAGGCTGAGGAAAATTATGTCATCAAGCGGGAGCTGGCGGTGGTGCGGCAGCAGTGCAGCTCAGCAGCAGAAGACCTGCAGAAAGCGCAGAGCACCATCCGGCAgctgcaggagcagcag GGTAACCCTCGCCTCACCGAGGACTTTGTGGCCCACCTGGAGACTGAGCTGGAACAGTCAAGGCTGCGGGAGATGGAGACACTAGGGGCCCTACGGGAGATGCAGGACAAGGTTCTAGACATGGAGAAG GAAGGGGATGCATGGCTACCAGCTGCCCTAGGCTCTGACCACTCCTGTCCCCCTCAGAGGAACAGTTCACTGCCTGATGAGAACAATGTGGCCCAGCTACAGGAGGAGCTAAAGGCACTCAAGGTGCGGGAGGGCCAGGCGGTGGCCTCTGCAAGGGAGCTGAAGCTGCAGCTGCAGGAGCTCTCGGACACCTGGCAG GCCCATCTGTCCCGCGGGGGCCGCTGGAAGGAGTCCCCACGGAAGCTGGTCCTGGGCGAGCTGCAGGACGAACTGATGAGCGTCCGTCTGCGCGAGGCCCAGGCTCTGGCCGAGGGCCGAGAGCTGCGGCAGCGCGTGGTGGAACTCGAGACGCAG gaccACATCCACCGCAACCTTCTGAACCGCGTAGAGGCAGAACGCGCGGCGCTGCAAGAGAAGCTGCAGTATTTGGCTGCGCAGAACAAGgggctgcagacacagctgagtGAAAGCCGCCGCAAGCAGGCAGAGGCCGAGTGCAAG AGCAAGGAGGAGGTGATGGCGGTGCGCCTGCGAGAGGCGGACAGCATGGCTGCGGTGGCTGAAATGCGGCAACGCATTGCAGAGCTGGAGAtccag agggaggagggCCGCATCCAGGGCCAGCTGAACCACTCAGACTCTTCGCAGTACATCCGGGAGCTCAAGGACCAGATAGAGGAGCTGAAGGCCGAG GTGCGACTACTGAAAGGCCCACCATCCTTCGAGGACCCACTGGCCTTTGACGGGCTACATCTGGCCCGGCACCTGGATGAGGACTCACTGCCATCGTCCGATGAGGAGCTGCTGGGCATGGGCGTGGGCGCAGCACTGCAGGATACACTCTACCCGCTGTCCCCCCAAGACGCTCGCTTCCTCCGCAGTCTGGAGCGGCCAGCCAAGGACAGTGAAGGCAGCTCAGACAGCGATGCGGAGGAGCTGGCCACACCCTATAGTCAGGGCCTGGACAACTGA